A stretch of the Pogona vitticeps strain Pit_001003342236 chromosome 8, PviZW2.1, whole genome shotgun sequence genome encodes the following:
- the POLR3D gene encoding DNA-directed RNA polymerase III subunit RPC4, producing MSEGTSSGDPGNSGNTRSTLGAARGLIGRRPSAPITPGRLPSIRSRDLTLGGVKKKTFAPNIISRKIKEEPKEDVSIKKEKKDRDRERQRDGYGRGRGRPEVIQSHSIFEQGPAEMMKKKGTWDKTVDVSDFGPSHIINIKKEKRETDEETKQILRMLQKDDFLDDPGLKNDIRNKPVQLPLAHSGWLFKEEDQEEVKLLHPSPKEEEEMDVDVSSVKVKEEPHDGEEPLPALKPAPAKAPPPFPPDVSVAELLQKLSLCKEDELLFLQLPDTLPGQPPTCDAKPIKTEVQNEDGQMVVIKQEKSQEAKEAEHICTLGDLSEGQVGKLLIRKSGKVQLVLGRVTLDVTTGTPCSFLQELVSVGLGDNRSGEMIVLGHVKHKLVCSPDFESLLEHRHR from the exons ATGTCAGAAGGGACTTCGAGCGGTGATCCTGGGAACTCTGGCAATACCCGCTCCACGCTTGGTGCCGCGCGTGGGCTGATCGGGAGGAGACCCAGTGCCCCAATAACACCAGGCCGCCTGCCCTCCATCCGCTCCCGGGACCTTACCCTTGGTGGAGTGAAAAAA aaaaCCTTTGCCCCCAACATAATTAGCCGGAAAATCAAAGAAGA ACCCAAAGAGGATGTTTCCatcaagaaagagaagaaggatcGCGATCGAGAACGCCAGAGAGATGGTTACGGACGAGGCCGAGGGAGGCCAGAGGTCATCCAGTCTCACTCCATCTTTGAGCAGGGTCCAGCagaaatgatgaaaaagaaag GGACCTGGGATAAGACCGTGGATGTTTCAGATTTTGGTCCATCCCACATCATCAacataaagaaagagaagagggagacTGACGAGGAAACCAAGCAGATTCTGCGCATGCTGCAGAAGGATGAT TTCCTTGATGACCCAGGGTTGAAAAACGATATCCGGAACAAGCCCGTTCAGCTGCCGCTGGCCCATTCGGGCTGGCTTTTCAAAGAGGAAGATCAAGAGGAGGTCAAGCTTTTGCACCCGAGcccaaaggaagaggaggagatggatgtaGACGTATCTTCAGTAAAAG TGAAAGAGGAGCCCCACGATGGAGAAGAGCCACTGCCTGCCCTCAAACCAGCTCCGGCCAAGGcgcctccccccttccctccgGACGTCTCCGTGGCTGAGCTGCTGCAGAAACTGAGCCTCTGCAAGGAGGATGAGCTGctctttctgcagctgccagaCACGCTCCCGGGCCAGCCCCCCACCTGTGACGCCAAGCCCATCAAAACGGAGGTGCAGAACGAGGATGGCCAGATGGTGGTGATAAAGCAGGAGAAAAGCCAG GAAGCCAAGGAGGCGGAGCACATCTGTACCCTGGGGGACCTCTCGGAGGGGCAGGTGGGGAAGCTGCTGATTCGCAAATCAGGGAAGGTCCAACTTGTTCTGGGCAGAGTCACCCTGGATGTGACCACGGGGactccctgctcttttctccaG GAACTGGTGTCCGTGGGCCTTGGAGATAACCGGAGCGGTGAAATGATCGTGCTGGGCCATGTGAAACACAAGCTCGTCTGCTCTCCGGATTTCGAATCCCTGCTGGAACACAGGCatcgataa
- the LOC110072171 gene encoding outer mitochondrial transmembrane helix translocase isoform X1 encodes MYPFFFFKKIHLVSPQGARSSPEMMLGEISKELLTRPLTRNDMLMALLRLTVFGAATYFSIKWVSDALDPSRKQRIQLKKKAEHLMKQIGVEGVKLTEHEMNIAAHLVIPKDIKVTWKDIAGLDEMVSELQDTVILPFQQRHLFQHSKLCQPPRGVLLYGPPGCGKTLLAKATAQASGCRFINLQASTLTDKWYGESQKLTAAVFSLATKIQPCIVFIDEIDAFLRNRSETDHEATAMMKAEFMSLWDGLETRPNCQVMVLGATNRPQDVDPAILRRMPTTFQIGLPTQKQRQDILKLILAGENLSNAVSLKDLAERTSGYSGSDLREVCRDAAMYRVRDYVRKQQMRQIAQMLHEDGDSDEESDLDEERLRPLTQLDLLLALEKMKESKGASTAVPAPREPALD; translated from the exons ATGtaccccttcttcttttttaaaaaaatccatctagTGTCACCTCAGGGAGCTAGAAGCAGTCCAGAGATGATGCTCGGGGAAATCTCAAAGGAACTCCTGACCCGCCCACTGACCCGGAATGATATGCTCATGGCCCTTCTCCGCCTGACTGTCTTTGGAGCGGCCACTTACTTCAGCATAAAGTGGGTATCGGACGCTCTGGACCCTTCTCGGAAGCAAAGGATACAGTTAAAGAAAAAG GCTGAACACTTGATGAAACAGATTGGAGTGGAAGGGGTGAAGCTGACGGAGCATGAGATGAATATTGCTGCTCACTTGGTGATTCCAAAGGACATCAAG GTCACTTGGAAGGACATCGCAGGACTGGATGAAATGGTCAGCGAACTCCAGGACACTGTGATCCTGCCCTTCCAGCAAAGGCACCTGTTTCAGCACTCCAAGCTTTGCCAGCCCCCAAGAG GTGTCTTACTTTATGGCCCTCCGGGTTGTGGCAAAACCCTTCTCGCCAAAGCAACTGCCCAGGCGTCAGGATGCAGGTTCATAAACCTACAAGCCTCTACCCTGACCGACAAATGGTACGGAGAGTCTCAGAAGCTCACGGCTGCCGTTTTCTCCCTAGCCACAAAGATCCAACCCTGCATCGTCTTCATAGATGAAATAG ATGCCTTCCTGAGGAACCGTTCAGAAACTGACCACGAAGCCACTGCAATGATGAAAGCCGAGTTCATGAGCCTTTGGGATGGCCTGGAGACCCGACCCAATTGTCAG GTCATGGTGCTCGGAGCAACCAACAGGCCCCAAGACGTGGACCCGGCTATCTTGAGAAGGATGCCCACCACCTTCCAAATTGGTCTACCT ACACAAAAGCAACGGCAGGATATTCTGAAGCTCATTCTTGCAGGAGAAAAT CTGAGCAATGCGGTTAGCCTGAAGGATCTGGCGGAGAGAACAAGCGGCTATTCGGGGAGTGACCTGCGGGAAGTGTGCCGAGACGCTGCCATGTATCGGGTGCGGGATTATGTGCGAAAGCAGCAAATGAGGCAGATAGCCCAGATGCTCCACGAGGACGGAGACAGCGACGAGGAAAG CGACTTAGACGAGGAGCGCTTGCGGCCTCTCACTCAGCTGGACCTGTTGCTCGCCCTAGAGAAGATGAAGGAGTCGAAGGGAGCCTCCACGGCCGTGCCAGCACCGAGGGAACCCGCTTTAGATTAA
- the LOC110072171 gene encoding outer mitochondrial transmembrane helix translocase isoform X2, whose protein sequence is MMLGEISKELLTRPLTRNDMLMALLRLTVFGAATYFSIKWVSDALDPSRKQRIQLKKKAEHLMKQIGVEGVKLTEHEMNIAAHLVIPKDIKVTWKDIAGLDEMVSELQDTVILPFQQRHLFQHSKLCQPPRGVLLYGPPGCGKTLLAKATAQASGCRFINLQASTLTDKWYGESQKLTAAVFSLATKIQPCIVFIDEIDAFLRNRSETDHEATAMMKAEFMSLWDGLETRPNCQVMVLGATNRPQDVDPAILRRMPTTFQIGLPTQKQRQDILKLILAGENLSNAVSLKDLAERTSGYSGSDLREVCRDAAMYRVRDYVRKQQMRQIAQMLHEDGDSDEESDLDEERLRPLTQLDLLLALEKMKESKGASTAVPAPREPALD, encoded by the exons ATGATGCTCGGGGAAATCTCAAAGGAACTCCTGACCCGCCCACTGACCCGGAATGATATGCTCATGGCCCTTCTCCGCCTGACTGTCTTTGGAGCGGCCACTTACTTCAGCATAAAGTGGGTATCGGACGCTCTGGACCCTTCTCGGAAGCAAAGGATACAGTTAAAGAAAAAG GCTGAACACTTGATGAAACAGATTGGAGTGGAAGGGGTGAAGCTGACGGAGCATGAGATGAATATTGCTGCTCACTTGGTGATTCCAAAGGACATCAAG GTCACTTGGAAGGACATCGCAGGACTGGATGAAATGGTCAGCGAACTCCAGGACACTGTGATCCTGCCCTTCCAGCAAAGGCACCTGTTTCAGCACTCCAAGCTTTGCCAGCCCCCAAGAG GTGTCTTACTTTATGGCCCTCCGGGTTGTGGCAAAACCCTTCTCGCCAAAGCAACTGCCCAGGCGTCAGGATGCAGGTTCATAAACCTACAAGCCTCTACCCTGACCGACAAATGGTACGGAGAGTCTCAGAAGCTCACGGCTGCCGTTTTCTCCCTAGCCACAAAGATCCAACCCTGCATCGTCTTCATAGATGAAATAG ATGCCTTCCTGAGGAACCGTTCAGAAACTGACCACGAAGCCACTGCAATGATGAAAGCCGAGTTCATGAGCCTTTGGGATGGCCTGGAGACCCGACCCAATTGTCAG GTCATGGTGCTCGGAGCAACCAACAGGCCCCAAGACGTGGACCCGGCTATCTTGAGAAGGATGCCCACCACCTTCCAAATTGGTCTACCT ACACAAAAGCAACGGCAGGATATTCTGAAGCTCATTCTTGCAGGAGAAAAT CTGAGCAATGCGGTTAGCCTGAAGGATCTGGCGGAGAGAACAAGCGGCTATTCGGGGAGTGACCTGCGGGAAGTGTGCCGAGACGCTGCCATGTATCGGGTGCGGGATTATGTGCGAAAGCAGCAAATGAGGCAGATAGCCCAGATGCTCCACGAGGACGGAGACAGCGACGAGGAAAG CGACTTAGACGAGGAGCGCTTGCGGCCTCTCACTCAGCTGGACCTGTTGCTCGCCCTAGAGAAGATGAAGGAGTCGAAGGGAGCCTCCACGGCCGTGCCAGCACCGAGGGAACCCGCTTTAGATTAA